A segment of the Streptomyces sp. XD-27 genome:
ACGCTGGGAGTTCTGGATCGACCGTGGCGGCACCTTCACCGACGTCATCGGCAAGCGGCCCGACGGCCGCCTGGTCGCCCGCAAAGTGCTCTCGCACCATCCCGAGCGGTCGCAGGACGCGGCCGTCTTCGGGATTCGGCAGACCTTGGGGCTGCGCCCCGGCGAGCCCGTCCCGGCCGAGCGGGTCTCCGTCGTCAAGATGGGCACGACCGTCGCCACCAACGCCCTGCTGGAGCGGACCGGCGAACCCACCGTCCTGGTCGTCACCCAAGGGTTCCGGGACGCCCTGCGCATCGCCTACCAGAACCGTCCGCGGCTCTTCGACCGCCGGATCCTGCTGCCCGAGGCGCTGTACGACCGGGTCGTGGAGGTCCCGGAGCGGGTCGACGCGCACGGCGAGGTCGTGACGCCGCTGGACCTGGACGCCGCCACCGAGGCGCTGCGCGCCGCCCACCGCGACGGCTTCCGCAGCGCCGCCGTCGTCCTGCTGCACGGCTACCGCCACACCGCCCACGAACGGGCGGTCTGCGCGGTGGCCAGGGACCTCGGCTTCACCCAGGTCAGCTGCTCGCACGAGGTCAGCCCGCTGATGAAGCTCGTACCGCGCGGCGACACGACGGTGGTCGACGCCTACCTCTCGCCGATCCTGCGCCGTTACGTGGAGGACGTGGCCACGGAACTGCGCGGCATCCGGCTGATGTTCATGCAGTCCAACGGCGGGCTGCGCGAGGCCGCGCACTTCCGCGGCAAGGACGCCGTGCTGTCGGGCCCCGCGGGCGGCGTCGTCGGCATGGTGCGGTCCTCCGCCGAGGCCGGCCTCGGGCCAGGACCAGAAGGACCAGGGCCCGGCCCCCGCCCCGCCCCCGCCCCGGCCCCCGCCCCGGCCCCGGCCCCCGCCCCGGCCCCGGGTCAGGACCAGAGCCAGGACCAAAGCCAGGGACCGGCCCCGGACCAGGGCCCGGCCCCGCGTACGACCGTGTCATCGGCTTCGACATGGGCGGCACCTCCACCGATGTGTCGCACTACGCCGGGGAGTTCGAGCGGGTCTTCGGCACCGAGGTCGCCGGGGTGCGGATGCGCGCCCCCATGATGAACATCCACACCGTCGCCGCGGGCGGCGGCTCCGTCCTCCACTTCGACGGGCGCCGCTACCGCGTCGGCCCGGACTCCGCCGGCGCCGTGCCGGGACCCGCCTGCTACCGGCGCGGCGGCCCCCTGACCGTCACCGACGCCAACCTCATGCTCGGCCGCGTCCAGCCCGCCCGCTTCCCGGCCGTCTTCGGCCCGCACGGCGACCAGCCGCTCGACGCCGAGCTGGTACGGGACCGCTTCGCCACCCTCGCCGAGGAGATCACCCGGGCCACCGGCGACCGGCGCGGGCCCGAGGAAGTCGCCCGGGGTTTCCTCGACATCGCCGTGCTCAACATGGCCAACGCCGTCAAGAAGATCTCCGTACAGCGCGGCCACGACGTGACCCGCTACGCCCTGACCAGCTTCGGCGGCGCGGGCGGCCAGCACGCGTGCGCCGTCGCCGACGTGCTCGGCGTGACCACCGTGCTCGTACCGCCGCTGGCAGGCGTGCTGTCCGCGTACGGCATCGGCGTCGCGGACGCCACCGCCATGCGCGAGCAGGCGGTGGAGACCGAGCTGACCGACGACGCGCTGCCCCGCATCCGCGAGCTGTGCGAGACCCTCGCCGAGCGCACCCGCGCCGAGCTCGTCGACGACGGCGTGCCGCGCGCCTCCATCGGCACCTCGGCCCGCGTCCACCTGCGCTACGCGGGCACGGACGCAGGCATCCCCGTCCCCCTCGACACCGCCGCCGCGATGCGCGCGGAGTTCGTCCGCGTCCACCGCACCCGCTACGCCTTCACCATGGACAAACCGCTGGTCGCCGAGGCCGTGTCGGTGGAGGCGACCGGCTCGGCGGGCGGCACCCGCGCCCACACGGTCAAGCCCCCGGAGACGGCTGCCCCACCCGTGACCGTCCGGATGTTCACCGACGGCGCCTGGCGGGACACCCCGCTCCACGAACGCGCCGCGCTGCGCCCCGGCGACACCGTCACCGGGCCCGCGATCATCGCCGAGGAGGACGCCACCACCGTCGTCGACCCCGGCTGGCAGGCGGCGGTCGGCGACCGCGGCCACCTCGTGCTGACCCGGGTGACACCCCGGCCGCGCACCGTCGCGGTCGGCACCGACGTCGACCCGGTGCTGCTGGAGGTCTTCAACAGCCTCTTCATGGCCATCGCCGAGCAGATGGGGGTGCGCCTGGAGAACACCGCCCACTCCGTCAACATCAAGGAGCGGCTCGACTTCTCCTGCGCCCTGTTCGACGCCGAGGGCAACCTCATCGCCAACGCCCCGCACATCCCCGTGCACCTCGGCTCGATGGGGGAGTCCATCAAGGAAGTGCTGCGGCGCAGGCGGGGCGACCTGCGGCCGGGCGACGTCTACGCCGTCAACGACCCGTACCACGGCGGCACGCACCTGCCCGACGTCACCGTGGTCACCCCGGTCTTCGACGAGGAGGGAGCCGACCTGCTCTTCCTCGTCGCCTCCCGCGGCCACCACGCCGAGATCGGCGGCATCACCCCCGGCTCCATGCCCGCGTTCAGCCGCACCATCCAGGAGGAGGGCGTCCTCTTCGACAACTGGCTGCTGGTACGGGACGGCGAGCTGCGCGAGGCGCAGACCCGGGAACTGCTCACCGCCGGCCCGTACCCGTCCCGCGCCCCGGACGCCAACCTCGCCGACCTGCGAGCCCAGATCGCCGCCAACGAGAAGGGCATCCACGAACTGCGCCGCATGATCGGGCAGTTCGGGCTCGACGTGGTGCGGGCCTACATGCGGCACGTGCGGGACAACGCCGAGGAGTCGGTCCGCCGCACCATCGCCACGCTCCACGACGGCTCGTACCGCTACGAGACCGACAGCGGCGCGGTCATCCAGGTCGCCGTGACTGTCGACCGTCAGGCCCGGTCCGCGGTGCTGGACTTCACCGGCACCTCCCCACAACAGCCCGGCAACGCCAACGCGCCCAGCTCCGTGGTGATGGCCGCAGTGCTGTACGTCTTCCGGACCCTGGTCGCCGAGGACATCCCGCTCAACAGCGGCTGCCTCGAACCGCTCCAGGTCCGCATCCCCGAGGGCTGCATGCTCGCCCCCGTCCACCCGGCGGCCACCGTCGCGGGCAACGTGGAGACCTCGCAGGCGGTCACCGGCGCGCTGTACGCCGCGCTCGGCGTCCAGGCCGAGGGCTCCGGCACCATGAACAACGTCACCTTCGGCAACGACCGCGTGCAGTACTACGAGACCGTGGCCAGCGGCTCGGGCGCCGGCGACGGCTTCGACGGCGCGGACGCCGTACAGACGCACATGACCAACTCCCGGCTCACCGACCCCGAGGTGCTGGAGTGGCGCTACCCGGTACGGGTGGAGAGCTTTGCGGTACGGGAGGGCAGCGGCGGCCGCGGCCGGTGGCGCGGCGGCGACGGCGTCACCCGGCGCATCCGCTTCCTGGAGCCGATGACGCTGGCGCTGCTGACCGGCCACCGGCGGATCCCGCCGTACGGCATGGCGGGCGGCGAGCCCGGCGCCCGCGGCCGCAACCAGCTCGAACGCGCCGACGGCACGGTCGAGGAACTGGCGGGCTGCGACACGGCGGAGGCCGCCGCCGGAGACGTCCTGGTGGTCCACACCCCGGGCGGCGGGGGCTACGGAACGCCCGCCCGCCCATCAGCCGCTCCTGTCAGCCATCCCTGAATGGCCATCACGTCCTGAATGTCCATCAGGCACGGCCTTCCCCGGTGCCAGGCGGAGCGCCACAATGACGGCGGGGGAAGAGGGGGCGGCCATGCGCGGACCTTGGGCCTGGTGGCGGCGGCGCGGCAGACGGCGCGGCGGGACCGGCGGTCTCGACCCGGAGCTGCTCGCGGCGGTCCACTCGGCGTACGAACGCGGCACGCCGGTCCCGGAGGCGGCCGCCCGCGCGGCGGCCGAGGCCGGCGACCGGCGCGGCATGACGGTCTACGGAATCGGCCTGGGCAACCGGGGCGAGTACGAAGCGGCCGAGCACTGGCTGCGCTCCGCGATGGCGCTCGGCGACCTGGCAGCGTCGGTGGTACTCGGCACCCTCCACCTGGACCTCGGCCGCTACGCCGAGGCGGAGCGCGTGCTGCGCCCGGCCGCCGACCGCGGCCACAACGGCGCCCGCCTCGCCCTGCGCGAGGCCCGCGCCCGCCGCAACGGCCACGGCTGACCCGCCGCGTCGTCCTCAATCGCCGGACGGGCTCGATTTTCGAGCCCGTCCGGCGATTGAGGACCGGGGTCTGGGGCGGAGCCCCAGTTTCGGGAAGGGGCGGGGTCAGGGGAGAAGCCCGCCGCAGGCGCCTCCCCGGCGGGGCCGGCGCGGCAGGAAACGTACCGGCGTACCCGGCAGCGCCTGCGCCGCGGCGTCCAGGTGCGCCTCGGGCACCACCCCGATGACCGGGTAGCCGCCCGTCGTCGGATGGTCGGCGAGGAAGAGCACCGGCCTGCCGTCCGGCGGCACCTGCACCGCCCCGCGCACCATGCCCTCACTCGGCAGCTCATCCACCCGGGCGCGCTCCAGGGCGGGCCCCTCCGTGCGCAGCCCGATCCGATTGCT
Coding sequences within it:
- a CDS encoding sel1 repeat family protein; protein product: MRGPWAWWRRRGRRRGGTGGLDPELLAAVHSAYERGTPVPEAAARAAAEAGDRRGMTVYGIGLGNRGEYEAAEHWLRSAMALGDLAASVVLGTLHLDLGRYAEAERVLRPAADRGHNGARLALREARARRNGHG